The Engystomops pustulosus chromosome 1, aEngPut4.maternal, whole genome shotgun sequence genome has a window encoding:
- the DLC1 gene encoding rho GTPase-activating protein 7 isoform X2, which yields MQLFGALHKMDRPFRNPLRRSLSDHIRNSTAKALDVIWKNAREKRLAEIEAKEACDWLRAAGFPQYAQLYEDLLFPIDISAVKKDHDFLDRDAIEALCRRLNTLNKCAVMKLEISPNRKKSEDSDEDEPCAISGKWTFQRDSKRWSRLEEFDVFQGHKAALSDNHQLGNAISQDSILTDLSEHQEVSSIHSTSSDSQRAHVPSEAGTTRTNSRTNSVNSVCSSGNFFANDDSFGSLPSPKELSNFNFNIKANEKNSRSRTKSLLKRMESLKIKTSHSRKKSQSKTGLTISEPILQEGVDDDKLKQLNCVEITPLNGNHINAPKVRKRSISNSTQTSSSSSQSETSSAVSTPSPVTRTRSLSACHKRVGMYLEGFDPFNQSTFSDVLEQNYKNQRNFGDDAVFFIPEDHKPGTFPKALSNGNLSPTDSSSSASWRNGTFHGHDHLSFTRENSISSVSSCKSSFTRRRTSCCSEGSRLSIYDNVPGTFLYSSNGDLVDLEHEDMFPELDDILYHVKGMQKIVNQWTEKFYDEGDSDSALDSVSPCPSSPKQIHLDIDNDCNVLSDLDSTGNSLNDCEETTVIQGRRDSGVGASLTRPNRHRFRWHSFQSSHRPSLRSASLQINCQSVTQINLLQKYSLLKLTALLEKYTPSNKHGFSWAVPKFMKRVKVPDYRDKNVFGVPLTVNIQRSGQPLPQNIQQAMRYLRSQCLDQVGLFRKSGVKSRILALREISENSSDPLMYEGQSAYDVADMLKQYFRDLPEPLLTNKLSETFLQIYQYVPKDQRLQAIKAAIMLLPDENREVLQTLLYFLSDVAAAVDENQMTPTNLAVCLAPSLFHLNTLKRENSSPRVMQRKQSLGKPDQKDLNENLAATQGLAHMIAECKKLFQIPEEMNKCRNSYMEQDLRPVCLEEMVNGNSEGQCDYQSYLQEGIDNLLKEAKDKFKGWVSCSTSEQADLAYKKIPDGPPLRLWKSTIEIPAQPENVLQRLLKEQHMWDEDLLDSKVIETLDEQTDIYQYVQNNMAPHPARDFVVLRSWRTNLPKGACALQTTSVDHDQAPSLGVRVNILLSKYLIEPCGTGKSKLTYLCRADLRGHMPEWYNKVYGQLCAAEVVRIRDSFTNSQTESNNGKSR from the exons AAATAGAGGCAAAGGAAGCATGTGATTGGTTGCGGGCGGCAGGGTTTCCTCAATATGCACAATTATATGAAG ATCTTCTATTCCCCATTGACATCTCTGCTGTAAAGAAGGACCATGATTTCTTGGATAGAGATGCAATTGAAGCCCTATGCAG GCGACTGAATACTTTAAATAAATGTGCAGTTATGAAGCTGGAAATCAGTCCAAATAGAAAGAAG AGTGAAGATTCAGATGAAGATGAACCTTGTGCAATCAGTGGTAAATGGACGTTCCAGCGAGACAGTAAGAGATGGTCAAGATTGGAAGAATTTGATGTCTTTCAAGGCCATAAAGCAGCCCTAAGTGACAATCATCAGCTGGGAAATGCTATAAGCCAGGACAGCATCCTGACAGATTTAAGTGAGCACCAAGAGGTTTCATCAATCCACAGTACCAGCAGTGACAGTCAAAGAGCACACGTTCCCAGCGAGGCAGGCACTACAAGAACTAACTCGAGAACAAACTCGGTCAACAGTGTTTGTTCATCTGGAAACTTTTTTGCAAACGATGACTCATTTGGTAGTCTTCCATCTCctaaagaactttcaaattttaATTTTAACATCAAGGCAAATGAAAAGAACTCAAGGTCTAGAACTAAGAGTCTTCTGAAAAGAATGGAAAGCTTAAAAATCAAAACTTCTCATAGCAGAAAGAAATCACAGTCAAAAACTGGCCTGACCATTAGTGAACCTATCTTACAAGAAGGGGTAGATGATGATAAGCTCAAGCAACTGAATTGTGTTGAAATAACACCTCTGAATGGAAACCATATTAACGCCCCCAAAGTGCGCAAGAGGAGCATATCAAACTCCACGcaaaccagtagtagtagtagccagTCGGAAACGAGCAGTGCAGTCAGTACACCAAGTCCAGTTACAAGAACTCGTAGCCTAAGTGCTTGTCACAAAAGAGTTGGAATGTACTTAGAAGGGTTTGACCCTTTTAACCAGTCGACTTTTAGTGATGTTCTGGAACAAAACTATAAGAATCAGAGGAATTTCGGTGATGATGCTGTTTTTTTTATCCCAGAGGACCACAAACCAGGAACATTCCCAAAAGCACTTTCAAATGGTAACTTGTCCCCTACAGACAGTAGTTCTTCCGCGAGCTGGAGAAATGGGACTTTCCATGGTCATGACCACCTCAGCTTCACACGGGAAAACAGCATCAGCAGTGTCAGCAGCTGCAAAAGCTCCTTTACTAGGAGGCGCACTTCTTGTTGTTCTGAAGGAAGCCGCTTGAGTATCTATGACAATGTTCCCGGCACCTTTCTGTACTCTAGTAATGGTGACTTGGTTGATCTGGAACATGAAGATATGTTCCCAGAACTGGATGACATATTGTACCATGTCAAGGGAATGCAGAAAATTGTGAATCAATGGACAGAGAAATTTTATGACGAGGGAGATTCGGATTCCGCTCTAGACTCTGTGTCTCCTTGTCCTTCCTCTCCCAAACAGATACACTTAGATATTGATAATGACTGCAATGTTCTTAGTGATCTGGACAGTACAGGGAACTCCCTGAATGACTGTGAGGAGACAACAGTCATCCAAGGAAGGAGAGACTCTGGAGTAGGCGCATCCTTGACCAGACCCAATCG GCATCGGTTCAGATGGCACAGCTTCCAAAGCTCTCATCGCCCCAGCTTAAGATCTGCCTCATTGCAAATCAATTGCCAGTCGGTGACTCAGATTAACTTGCTGCAGAAATATTCGCTTCTAAAGTTGACTGCTCTACTGGAGAAGTACACCCCATCTAACAAACATGGATTTAGCTG GGCTGTTCCAAAATTTATGAAGCGCGTTAAAGTTCCAGATTACAGGGACAAGAATGTGTTTGGCGTTCCTCTAACTGTAAATATCCAGAGGTCGGGTCAGCCGCTGCCTCAGAACATACAGCAAGCTATGAGATATCTGCGCAGCCAGTGCCTGGATCAG gtgGGACTATTCAGAAAATCTGGAGTTAAGTCTAGGATTCTGGCTTTACGGGAGATAAGTGAGAACAGTTCAGATCCACTAATGTATGAGGGACAGTCTGCTTATGATGTGGCTGATATGTTAAAGCAGTATTTCCGGGACCTGCCAGAGCCGCTTCTCACCAACAAGCTCTCAGAAACGTTCCTGCAGATCTACCAGT ATGTTCCAAAAGATCAGCGTCTTCAAGCAATAAAAGCTGCCATTATGCTTCTGCCTGACGAAAACCGTGAGGTTCTCCAGACTCTCCTGTACTTCCTTAGCGATGTTGCTGCAGCCGTGGATGAAAATCAGATGACGCCAACAAACCTGGCCGTCTGTTTAGCACCTTCATTATTCCACCTAAACACCTTAAAGAGAGAAAACTCATCTCCAAG GGTGATGCAGAGAAAACAAAGCTTAGGAAAACCTGATCAAAAGGATTTGAATGAAAATCTTGCTGCCACCCAAGGTCTGGCACATATGATTGCCGAATGCAAAAAACTCTTCCAG ATTCCCGAGGAAATGAATAAATGTCGCAATTCTTATATGGAACAAGACCTTAGGCCAGTGTGCCTGGAGGAAATGGTTAATGGAAATTCTGAGGGCCAGTGCGATTACCAGTCCTACCTTCAAGAGGGCATTGACAATTTACTCAAGGAGGCCAAGGACAAGTTCAAAGGCTGGGTCAGCTGTTCCACCTCTGAGCAGGCTGACCTTGCCTACAAAAAA ATTCCAGATGGTCCTCCTCTTCGACTATGGAAAAGCACAATAGAGATCCCCGCCCAACCTGAAAATGTTCTTCAACGTCTCCTGAAAGAGCAACACATGTGGGATGAGGATCTCCTGGATTCAAAAGTGATTGAGACTTTAGATGAACAGACTGATATTTATCAGTATGTCCAGAATAACATGGCTCCCCATCCAGCCAGGGACTTTGTTGTGTTAAG GTCTTGGAGAACCAATTTACCAAAAGGAGCCTGTGCTCTTCAAACCACATCTGTTGATCATGACCAAGCTCCTTCGCTCGGCGTAAGAGTCAACATACTTCTGTCCAAATACCTCATTGAGCCATGTGGCACAGGAAAATCCAAGCTAACCTACCTGTGCAGAGCAGATTTAAG GGGCCACATGCCAGAATGGTACAATAAGGTTTACGGACAATTGTGTGCAGCTGAAGTTGTAAGGATTCGAGACTCTTTTACCAATTCACAAACTGAAAGCAATAATGGAAAGTCAAGGTGA
- the DLC1 gene encoding rho GTPase-activating protein 7 isoform X3, with protein MCKEKLDIMILTQIEAKEACDWLRAAGFPQYAQLYEDLLFPIDISAVKKDHDFLDRDAIEALCRRLNTLNKCAVMKLEISPNRKKSEDSDEDEPCAISGKWTFQRDSKRWSRLEEFDVFQGHKAALSDNHQLGNAISQDSILTDLSEHQEVSSIHSTSSDSQRAHVPSEAGTTRTNSRTNSVNSVCSSGNFFANDDSFGSLPSPKELSNFNFNIKANEKNSRSRTKSLLKRMESLKIKTSHSRKKSQSKTGLTISEPILQEGVDDDKLKQLNCVEITPLNGNHINAPKVRKRSISNSTQTSSSSSQSETSSAVSTPSPVTRTRSLSACHKRVGMYLEGFDPFNQSTFSDVLEQNYKNQRNFGDDAVFFIPEDHKPGTFPKALSNGNLSPTDSSSSASWRNGTFHGHDHLSFTRENSISSVSSCKSSFTRRRTSCCSEGSRLSIYDNVPGTFLYSSNGDLVDLEHEDMFPELDDILYHVKGMQKIVNQWTEKFYDEGDSDSALDSVSPCPSSPKQIHLDIDNDCNVLSDLDSTGNSLNDCEETTVIQGRRDSGVGASLTRPNRHRFRWHSFQSSHRPSLRSASLQINCQSVTQINLLQKYSLLKLTALLEKYTPSNKHGFSWAVPKFMKRVKVPDYRDKNVFGVPLTVNIQRSGQPLPQNIQQAMRYLRSQCLDQVGLFRKSGVKSRILALREISENSSDPLMYEGQSAYDVADMLKQYFRDLPEPLLTNKLSETFLQIYQYVPKDQRLQAIKAAIMLLPDENREVLQTLLYFLSDVAAAVDENQMTPTNLAVCLAPSLFHLNTLKRENSSPRVMQRKQSLGKPDQKDLNENLAATQGLAHMIAECKKLFQIPEEMNKCRNSYMEQDLRPVCLEEMVNGNSEGQCDYQSYLQEGIDNLLKEAKDKFKGWVSCSTSEQADLAYKKIPDGPPLRLWKSTIEIPAQPENVLQRLLKEQHMWDEDLLDSKVIETLDEQTDIYQYVQNNMAPHPARDFVVLRSWRTNLPKGACALQTTSVDHDQAPSLGVRVNILLSKYLIEPCGTGKSKLTYLCRADLRGHMPEWYNKVYGQLCAAEVVRIRDSFTNSQTESNNGKSR; from the exons AAATAGAGGCAAAGGAAGCATGTGATTGGTTGCGGGCGGCAGGGTTTCCTCAATATGCACAATTATATGAAG ATCTTCTATTCCCCATTGACATCTCTGCTGTAAAGAAGGACCATGATTTCTTGGATAGAGATGCAATTGAAGCCCTATGCAG GCGACTGAATACTTTAAATAAATGTGCAGTTATGAAGCTGGAAATCAGTCCAAATAGAAAGAAG AGTGAAGATTCAGATGAAGATGAACCTTGTGCAATCAGTGGTAAATGGACGTTCCAGCGAGACAGTAAGAGATGGTCAAGATTGGAAGAATTTGATGTCTTTCAAGGCCATAAAGCAGCCCTAAGTGACAATCATCAGCTGGGAAATGCTATAAGCCAGGACAGCATCCTGACAGATTTAAGTGAGCACCAAGAGGTTTCATCAATCCACAGTACCAGCAGTGACAGTCAAAGAGCACACGTTCCCAGCGAGGCAGGCACTACAAGAACTAACTCGAGAACAAACTCGGTCAACAGTGTTTGTTCATCTGGAAACTTTTTTGCAAACGATGACTCATTTGGTAGTCTTCCATCTCctaaagaactttcaaattttaATTTTAACATCAAGGCAAATGAAAAGAACTCAAGGTCTAGAACTAAGAGTCTTCTGAAAAGAATGGAAAGCTTAAAAATCAAAACTTCTCATAGCAGAAAGAAATCACAGTCAAAAACTGGCCTGACCATTAGTGAACCTATCTTACAAGAAGGGGTAGATGATGATAAGCTCAAGCAACTGAATTGTGTTGAAATAACACCTCTGAATGGAAACCATATTAACGCCCCCAAAGTGCGCAAGAGGAGCATATCAAACTCCACGcaaaccagtagtagtagtagccagTCGGAAACGAGCAGTGCAGTCAGTACACCAAGTCCAGTTACAAGAACTCGTAGCCTAAGTGCTTGTCACAAAAGAGTTGGAATGTACTTAGAAGGGTTTGACCCTTTTAACCAGTCGACTTTTAGTGATGTTCTGGAACAAAACTATAAGAATCAGAGGAATTTCGGTGATGATGCTGTTTTTTTTATCCCAGAGGACCACAAACCAGGAACATTCCCAAAAGCACTTTCAAATGGTAACTTGTCCCCTACAGACAGTAGTTCTTCCGCGAGCTGGAGAAATGGGACTTTCCATGGTCATGACCACCTCAGCTTCACACGGGAAAACAGCATCAGCAGTGTCAGCAGCTGCAAAAGCTCCTTTACTAGGAGGCGCACTTCTTGTTGTTCTGAAGGAAGCCGCTTGAGTATCTATGACAATGTTCCCGGCACCTTTCTGTACTCTAGTAATGGTGACTTGGTTGATCTGGAACATGAAGATATGTTCCCAGAACTGGATGACATATTGTACCATGTCAAGGGAATGCAGAAAATTGTGAATCAATGGACAGAGAAATTTTATGACGAGGGAGATTCGGATTCCGCTCTAGACTCTGTGTCTCCTTGTCCTTCCTCTCCCAAACAGATACACTTAGATATTGATAATGACTGCAATGTTCTTAGTGATCTGGACAGTACAGGGAACTCCCTGAATGACTGTGAGGAGACAACAGTCATCCAAGGAAGGAGAGACTCTGGAGTAGGCGCATCCTTGACCAGACCCAATCG GCATCGGTTCAGATGGCACAGCTTCCAAAGCTCTCATCGCCCCAGCTTAAGATCTGCCTCATTGCAAATCAATTGCCAGTCGGTGACTCAGATTAACTTGCTGCAGAAATATTCGCTTCTAAAGTTGACTGCTCTACTGGAGAAGTACACCCCATCTAACAAACATGGATTTAGCTG GGCTGTTCCAAAATTTATGAAGCGCGTTAAAGTTCCAGATTACAGGGACAAGAATGTGTTTGGCGTTCCTCTAACTGTAAATATCCAGAGGTCGGGTCAGCCGCTGCCTCAGAACATACAGCAAGCTATGAGATATCTGCGCAGCCAGTGCCTGGATCAG gtgGGACTATTCAGAAAATCTGGAGTTAAGTCTAGGATTCTGGCTTTACGGGAGATAAGTGAGAACAGTTCAGATCCACTAATGTATGAGGGACAGTCTGCTTATGATGTGGCTGATATGTTAAAGCAGTATTTCCGGGACCTGCCAGAGCCGCTTCTCACCAACAAGCTCTCAGAAACGTTCCTGCAGATCTACCAGT ATGTTCCAAAAGATCAGCGTCTTCAAGCAATAAAAGCTGCCATTATGCTTCTGCCTGACGAAAACCGTGAGGTTCTCCAGACTCTCCTGTACTTCCTTAGCGATGTTGCTGCAGCCGTGGATGAAAATCAGATGACGCCAACAAACCTGGCCGTCTGTTTAGCACCTTCATTATTCCACCTAAACACCTTAAAGAGAGAAAACTCATCTCCAAG GGTGATGCAGAGAAAACAAAGCTTAGGAAAACCTGATCAAAAGGATTTGAATGAAAATCTTGCTGCCACCCAAGGTCTGGCACATATGATTGCCGAATGCAAAAAACTCTTCCAG ATTCCCGAGGAAATGAATAAATGTCGCAATTCTTATATGGAACAAGACCTTAGGCCAGTGTGCCTGGAGGAAATGGTTAATGGAAATTCTGAGGGCCAGTGCGATTACCAGTCCTACCTTCAAGAGGGCATTGACAATTTACTCAAGGAGGCCAAGGACAAGTTCAAAGGCTGGGTCAGCTGTTCCACCTCTGAGCAGGCTGACCTTGCCTACAAAAAA ATTCCAGATGGTCCTCCTCTTCGACTATGGAAAAGCACAATAGAGATCCCCGCCCAACCTGAAAATGTTCTTCAACGTCTCCTGAAAGAGCAACACATGTGGGATGAGGATCTCCTGGATTCAAAAGTGATTGAGACTTTAGATGAACAGACTGATATTTATCAGTATGTCCAGAATAACATGGCTCCCCATCCAGCCAGGGACTTTGTTGTGTTAAG GTCTTGGAGAACCAATTTACCAAAAGGAGCCTGTGCTCTTCAAACCACATCTGTTGATCATGACCAAGCTCCTTCGCTCGGCGTAAGAGTCAACATACTTCTGTCCAAATACCTCATTGAGCCATGTGGCACAGGAAAATCCAAGCTAACCTACCTGTGCAGAGCAGATTTAAG GGGCCACATGCCAGAATGGTACAATAAGGTTTACGGACAATTGTGTGCAGCTGAAGTTGTAAGGATTCGAGACTCTTTTACCAATTCACAAACTGAAAGCAATAATGGAAAGTCAAGGTGA